The stretch of DNA CTGAACAAGTAAACTGTGTCCTTTTGCATCTGTAGCCGTGTGTGAAGTCAGGTCCACTGTGTAGCTCTGATGATTAATTTTGAcaacagttttccttttctttgccttCCATGCAGTCTCCAATTGCAGATTGGTTATTTTGTCAAAACTCTGAAAAGTACTATTTTTGCAATATTGCCATTCTATAAATTCACCGATTAACTCTGCCTGGGATTTCTGTTCCTTGGCCaatctcattcctttgatcattTCCTCAATTGCATTTCTAGCCTGTGTCAGATCTTTGCCAATTCCAAAAACTTCAATCAAGGGTCTTTTATAGTCCAagcaaatggcaatatttaagTTCTCCTGTAGCTCATTCAATTTCTgatattctttttcattaaaatcttTGATACACTCATCTTCATTGGTGTAAGGACATAGTTCCTTTGTGATCAAATCCTGTATCCAGGAGACAAcgttttttatacatttttcactTTCACCACACACCTGAAAACTTgctgattctgttttctttttcaaaaccaaCGGATTCTGCTTTTGTGGAAATGGACTTGGGGATTTCATAaatgctaaaaaaagaaaagaaaggaagataagctattgttttctctccctccctctctttgtcaCTATGCTAAACATGACATCTCCATGCCTTACTTATCTTATATCCACAAGTTTATACCTTTTGGCCCCCTTCATTAGTTTCACCCATCCtcatctcccaccccacccctgctatCTCTGGCAACTTGGCAACCACCTATCTCTTCTCTGTGTctatgagtttgtttgttttttaagattccacatataagtgagatcatacagtatttgtccttctttgtcttgtttcacttagcacagtaccctctaggtccattcatgttatcacaaatggctgatttccttcttttttagggctgaatgatattccattgtgtgcatgtgtgtaatatacacatacatgctacatatgcatgtgtatatagatacagatagatatatatgccacattttctttatccattcctttgtTGGTGGGCACTTAGGTTTTCCCATGTCTTGGTTTTGTAAATACTACTGCAacgaacatgggggtgcagatatctttttggaAATAGTTTCTTTTATTGTCACCttaagataaatacccagaaatggaattttctggatcatatggtagttctatttctaatttcttgaggaaccttcatactgttttcaacAGTGggtgtaccagtttacattcccacaaacagtgcacaagagttccttttctctacatcctcaccaacacttgttttttatctttttcataatAGCCATTCTATCAGGTGAGGTGTATctctttatggttttgatttgcatttccccaatgatgagtaatgttgagcaccttttgatgtgtctgttggccatctgtgtatttcttccttggaaaaatgtctattcagagcctctgcccattttttaaaaaagattttgttcatttatttgacagagagacacagcaggagagggaacacgagtagggggagtgggagagggagaaacaggcttcccactgaacagagagcccaacaagaggcttgatcttaggaccctgggatcaagacctgagcccaaggcagatgcttaacgactgagccacccaggtgcccctgcccattttaaaatcagattatttatttattgattatttatcTCCTATTGAGCTATATGAGATCTTTATATATTAATCCCTTTGTTTACTGACCCCTATCAGATATATTagttacaaatatcttctcccatcccataggttgcctttcattttgttgattttctttgccatgcaaaagctttttagtttgaggtAGTCCCGTATGTTTATTTTGCTTCTGCCATTTGCGCTttggtgtcaaataaaaaaaaaaatcattgccaagccTGATGTATAGAAGCTTCctccccatgttttcttctagaagtgttatggtttcagatctttaatccattttgagtggatttttgtgtatggtataggaTAGTaatcctgtttcattcttttgcatgtatctgtccagttgtcccagcactgtttatttcagtatatgtgctgctgaagcaagcatccaaatactatttattgaagagactatcctttcccccattgtatattcttggctcctctaTCCTCTATAATAAGTGAATTTATTCTACAGAGATGGTCCCCAACTTACAATGGTTCAACTTATGATTTTTTGACTTTATGATAATATGAAAATTatacacattcagtagaaactgcaCTTTGGAATTTTGAATTTAGATCTTTCCCGGAGCTAGTAATATATGGTGCCACACACTCTTGTGATGGTGGACAGTAGCACTGAGCCACAGCTCCCAGCCAGCCAAGCAATCATGAAGATAGACAACCAACACATTCACAACTATTCTGTACCCACAAAGCCATTCTGTTTTCACTTCCATTACAATGTTCAATAAAGTACATGAGACAGTCAACATTTTGTTATAAAACAGGCTATTATAAAATAGGCTAATGTGTTCTGAGTatgtttaaggtaggctaggctaatcaacaaatgaatggataaagaagatgtgagatatatatatatatatatatatatatatatatatttataatggaatactatgcagccatcaaaagaaatgaaatcttgccatttgtgatgacatggatggaactagagggtattatgcttagtgaaataagtcaatcagagaaagacaattatcatatgatctccctgatatgaggaagttgagaggcaacatggggggtttcaggggtaggaaaggaataaaagaaacaagatgggatccggagggagacaaaccataagagactcttaatcacaaaacaaacaggttttctggggaaggggggtagggagagggtgtttgggttatggacactggggaaggtatgtgctatggtgagtgctgtgaagtgtgtaaacctggtgattcaaagacctgtacccttggggctaataatacattaaatgttaataaaaaattttttttaaaaaagaggtaggCTAGGTTAAACTATGATGTTCTATAGGTGagatgtattaaatgcatttttgacttaagACATTTTCAACTTACAGTAGGTTTATCAGATATAACCCCATTGTAAGTGAAGGCAGATCTGTATATTcacagatttatttctgggttctctgtacTGTCCCATTAAtctatttgtttttatgccaataccatactgttttgattactatagctttctaatgtagtttgaaatcaggaagtgtgatgcctctagctttgttcttctttctccaagattgctttggttattagGGGTCTTTTGTGGGTCCATACAATTTaagattctttgttctagttctgtgaaaaattccattggaattttgatagggattgtactgAATCTAGATTGCTTGGGGtaacacagacattttaacaatattaattcttacaACCCATAAGCATggtgtatttttccatttgtgtgatcttcaacttctttcattaGCATcccatagttttcagagtacaggtcttttatctTCTCGGTTaaacttattcctaggtatttcattctttttgatataattgtaaatggaattgttttcttaattactcCTTCTGACAGTTTGTTAAATATTAGTTATTTCTCATATGACATCAATATTAGGAACaggcatttcattaaaaaatggtcaACTCACATGTCAATTTAGACCTCAAAGATGGCTGGAGAGAAGCCAGAGatgcctctctttttttcatgCTGTCACAAAACACATCCAGTAGGTGAGGCAGAAAGATAACAACTTTAACTTTTTTCACAGACTGGAGCATTCCATTCTGGATAGAGTCTTCGATGGCATCAATCATGGCATTAGCAACCTCCTCTGGGTCTTTTTGGGCATTTCCTGGAAACGCAGATAATAAAAACTGGGGTGAGGGAGACCCAACTGGGAAAGCTGAGAAATAATTTGGGGATTTGAGTCCTCACAGAATGAATGCCCACTGCCCAACTCATTCATCGTCACAGGATGGCCTTTCTAGAAATGCATGagcaaacactttttttttttttaaagatttttctttatttatctgacagagatcacaagtaggcagagaggcaggcagagagagaggaggaagcaggctccctgcagagcagagagcccgatgcggggctcgatcccaggaccctgggatcatgacccaagccgaaggcagaggcttaacccattgagccacccaggcgcccctacactttTGAAGCCCTAGATGCATCAGGGAGCTGCTATTCCAGGACGTCAGGAAGCCAATAGCCCAACAATGAACAAAGGACCCAGGATATCTAGCTTTTGATATCTGATGTTTGTATCTCCTCTGTTGAGCTGACACTCGCTCACTGTGTTCCTCTGTGTTACAAAGCACAAATAACATTTTTGGACTCATTCATGTCTTCAAGGGtctataaaaagcaaaaaatgcaaatatatgttgaaatctcatgctctttttttttttaaactcatgctctttaaaaagaacaataatttttcttctttgctcataATCACCTGACTAGATGCATGTCTCCTTATTCTTCCAGATGTTTTTGGGGACCTGATTCAAGCTAAACTGATTTTTGTAAGACACTTGGAGCTCTAAATTATCTGTTATAATCTATAATTCTTTGTACACCAGCTATCCACAAACTTCTAGGAAGTCTTTTCTAGCATACTCAGTGAGCATTTTAGCTTATTTGCTGGTTTCAAGGTGGTCATTACAGCaagtcttttccttttcccagcaTGTTCCATATCTTGTTTCTCAAGTCTACTGCCTAGGTAAGATCATGAAAACTCCCATGTAAAGCCATGGAAGCAGTCACATACAAATAAATGGCAGCTGGCAAATGACAATGGAGAGCAATACCAAAGTCCCCTGGCCAACCCAGTATCATAGACTAACTGCCCACTTGGAATTTCCCTTTTGATGGCATCCACAGTTGTTGCCAAAATCAGAGTAGACCACTTTGGCCTGGCTATGTAGACACTTGTGTGAAAGTAGACAAATCCCATACAGGACTGAGCAAGAGGGGTCCTTCAGTTTTTTGGATTAGGTGATCACGAAAAGAGAAATTCTCCTTTGCAAAGCTATGATTATCTCACgatttttggaagaatttaaatGGGAGAGTTCAGATACATTCATTCACTCTCAACATTTACTATGTCCCATCATGGGCTCACTCTCATCTAGTCACTTAGAACACAAAGGGTGTGATATATGGACATGAAGAGGTAGTCAGCAATCAAGTATGAGAAACTGAGGAAAAGGCTATTGCAGACAGAACTATGTAACAGGGGTGTGGTATGTTCAGTCTGGTGTGTTCAGGGGAAAAGATCTGTTTttgagatccttttttttttttttccaaggcaAATTCAGGGGTGAGGTATGTGGAGGAGAAACTGGGGCAGGGATCCCAGGTCTAGATAGGAGGCTACAATAAAACTTTAGGCAAAAGACAAGAGCTGGACAAAGAGAAGAGGCGAGAATGAAGAGTCTGGTACAGGGACTGTGAAGATAGTTGGGAAATGAAGTCACCAGGAGCTAGTGGCCACCTGGGTTTATCTTCAACCCTTGGTTCCCCCTTTTttgccacacacacaccttgCTATGTACACCCTGAGTCGTGCTGTACTGCAGTTGTTTACATGTCTGTCTCTCACAATAGGCTAGGTGCTCCTTGGGGACTAGACCCTTTTCTTAGCTTTCTGTCCCCAGTGCctaagcacagtgcctggcacatggcagcCACTTGGGAAATAGTTAATCAAATTAGTTAATAAGCCAATGGACGTAGGAGTGATCAAGAGGATAGAATCAAGGATTCTAGGTAGAAAGTGATGTTTTTAACGTGACCAGAGATATAAGAGGAAGGACAAGGCAATGAGTTGGAGTTCACAGTCTGCTTTGAACTTGGAGTTCACAGTCTACTTTGAACTTGAAGTGCTAGAAGTATCACTGATCACCCACTCTCTCCCCCTAGGCAGGTATGTGTAAGGTAGGAAGGAGAGGGCTTCTTTGACTGCCAGAAGCCGCCTCAATCGCAGTCCACCTCAACTCTTAAACACCACTAAAGGAGAAAGTTCCCCCATCCATTAGTCTAAGGAGCAGCTCAAGTGGTGATAGAGATTAGTAAAGATGACAAACAAGGAGAATCTGCTAATCTTGATGTATTTGTGCAGACCAGCAATGTAGCCAGGTCAGTGAAAGAAACAACAGGTTTGCAGTAACCCAGAAATACTCAATCACATATGCATGCAAAACTAAAACATcctcatttccttgtttttcttgggaAGGGCTGGGTCACCCTTGGGTTGTCTGATTTCTTGGCCCAGATAAAGTTTATGTAGGAACACAAGACCGAgctcaggaaaaaaatcaatggagaCAGAGACTGGTGAGTCATTAGAGGGTGTCCAtaaaagacagagaggagagagacagacagacaaacaggcAGACAAACATGCTGGCTAAACTGCCAATCTGGATAATACCACAAGGGGCAtgaaaacataaaggaactataaattatactttcagaaatataaaagtaataaCATAGATGTAGCATTCCATGTGGGGACATTAAGAGGAATGGTAGAGaattatagaaattaaaataacagaaGACTAGAAGAAAGCTGAGGTGAGAAGTTTGGTTAAATGGTTTTTGGAGGACCTAGAATGTGAGCGTGAGACACTCAAAGAGATTCCTGCGCAGTGGAATCACTAGTCCAGTGCAGAGTACTGTCTTTCTGGGACCAGTCAGCTACATTCCACTTCAAGTCTGAGAGTTATCTGCTCCCTTGACCAGCTCTCTGAGGGGAAACCAACCAGAAATTCATAATCAACACCCATGACTCCGATTCCTGGGGAAAGACCTCAAAGAGCATCACCTTACTCATGATAAACCCGCAGCGCCATCCTTATATATGAAGACTTAACACAACTGTTATGTCatctgaggaaaacaaaagaggCAAGTAGGCTGAAAAGAAGACAGTTGGAGTTGTATTTCTGACCCATTAGAACCAGAACCCATTAGACTCTGGGGACTGAGAGGCTTCTGTGCAGAGATGTCCTAAGGCCAACTCACACAGCCGACTATGTAAGAGGTGTGAGGAGAGGGCCAGGAGTACTCATCTCAGAGTACTGGGAGGTACAAGCCGATGCTCTGATGATCTCcatggagaagggaaggaggagggagttAAAGACTAAATAATGTAGgggacagggaaaaaaagaaacagaggaataagAAGGAGAGATGAtgggctttctttctcttccttcccttcctctctcttccctcccataGTACAGAGCAAATGGACTCTAATATTCAACACTAtcctcagttttcattttctcctcttccttaaaCCACCCACAGTCCTTGCTTATTCTCTTAGGGGCTGCCTTGGGGTGAGGAGCCACCTTGACTCAGACTCTGCATTGACTATATTGACTATATTAATAGCACCAGAGCGAAGGAAAGGGGGATGCCTTGATAGCCAGAGGTTACAAACCTGTCCCAATGGCTGGGAGGCAAACTGATGAGTATTTCCGTTTTTCACACTCTTGCAAAACAAAGAAGATTGATTGCTTGACGTCACTTCCGCCAGTGACATGAACAATGATCTTGCACCTCAATAATCCACCTTCGGTAACTATGTAATCATTGTTGCCCTTTTCAGCTGGGAGACGCGAGACAGAGAGATGCAAAATCAGATACCGAATCCATCCTTTGATTATTTAGAAAGCAAAATGTTTGGTTTGCCATATAAAGCATTTTATGTGAAAAGAGACTCCTAAGATAATGGTCTTTGAGGaatctttcttatcttttctttttaagtgtgaGATTACTTTTCACTTCTAATGGTCTATGATTAGAACTCTTTGGTCAAATGTATGATTTTAAGATTCATATGTTGTCTCCCCAATCCCAAGACTCTCCCCAGCCTCTCCAAAGCCTCCCATAGTCAGCCTACTACTTATAATTTTGGACCAAAAAACAGTATGGTGCCTTACCTAGGCGAGAACATGCCATTTCCACATTTTGTCCAGCACATTCTAGAATTGCTCTGGACACCCCTATAGGAGAAAAGCAAGAGGCTTACAAacatgaattgaaaaaaatcagaatagttACATCTGGATCAGAATGATTGCTTTATTATCTAAAAAAGCTTTCCTAAG from Neovison vison isolate M4711 chromosome 6, ASM_NN_V1, whole genome shotgun sequence encodes:
- the PARP14 gene encoding protein mono-ADP-ribosyltransferase PARP14 isoform X2, translating into MSSPNVDVHEMKIGPITFQVAFGDITKEEADVIVNSTSKAFNLKAGVSRAILECAGQNVEMACSRLAEKGNNDYIVTEGGLLRCKIIVHVTGGSDVKQSIFFVLQECEKRKYSSVCLPAIGTGNAQKDPEEVANAMIDAIEDSIQNGMLQSVKKVKVVIFLPHLLDVFCDSMKKREASLASLQPSLRSKLTSFMKSPSPFPQKQNPLVLKKKTESASFQVCGESEKCIKNVVSWIQDLITKELCPYTNEDECIKDFNEKEYQKLNELQENLNIAICLDYKRPLIEVFGIGKDLTQARNAIEEMIKGMRLAKEQKSQAELIGEFIEWQYCKNSTFQSFDKITNLQLETAWKAKKRKTVVKINHQSYTVDLTSHTATDAKGHSLLVQRLMKSEVKTPEHWNDMKQQDFCVVELQPGHAEYNTVASKFNQTCSHFYIEKIERIQNPDLWNYYQTRKKTMDTKNGHKNNEKQLFHGTDADSVPHVNRNGFNRSYAGKNAVAYGKGTYFAVDACYSANDTYSRPDSRGRKHMYYVRVLTGNYTRGNHSLIVPPPKNPVNPTDLYDTVTDCVQNPRLFVVFYDYQAYPEYLITFTN